In Pochonia chlamydosporia 170 chromosome 3, whole genome shotgun sequence, the following are encoded in one genomic region:
- a CDS encoding vacuolar ATP synthase subunit E (similar to Metarhizium acridum CQMa 102 XP_007807198.1) — translation MTKYHIPLASASAPQARAVTTRRYQTNKTVIHNVQVDNELRKMTAFIKQEAMEKAREIEIKANEEFEIEKSKLVRQETDAIDSQYEKKFKQATMSQQITRSTVANKTRLKVLGARQELLDSIFEQAEKKLVDGAKDKTKYQKVLKGLILEGFYALNEPTMQIQARKKDYDAVKKAIEEAAAEYKKQVGKEVSGKIDEQNPLPEQSTGGVIIVSGNGKIDINNTFDTRLELLKDSAAPAVREALFGKNPNRKFFD, via the exons ATGACCAAATACCACATCCCTCTCGCTTCTGCCTCTGCCCCTCAAGCGCGCGCAGTTACAACACGAAGATATCAAACTAACAAAACCGTCATTCACAATGTCCAGGTCGACAATGAGCTCCGTAAGATGACCGCCTTCATCAAGCAAGAAGCCATGGAGAAGGCCCGCGAGATCGAAATCAAAGCCAACGAGGAGTTCGAAATCGAAAAGTCTAAGCTTGTCCGCCAAGAGACCGACGCCATCGACAGCCAGTACGAGAAGAAGTTCAAGCAGGCCACCATGTCCCAGCAAATTACCCGATCTACCGTCGCCAACAAGACCCGGCTCAAGGTCCTTGGTGCTCGACAGGAGCTCCTTGATAGCATATTCGAACaggccgagaagaagctggttgATGGCGCCAAGGATAAGACCAAGTACCAAAAGGTTCTGAAGGGTCTCATCTTGGAGGGCTTTTATGCGCTGAATGAGCCTACGATGCAGATCCAAGCTAGGAAGAAGGATTATGATGCTGTTAAGAAGGCTatcgaagaagctgctgcagagTACAAGAAGCAAGTTGGAAAGGAAGTCTCGGGGAAGATTGACGAGCAGAACCCTTTGCCAGAGCAATC AACTGGAGGTGTTATCATTGTCAGTGGTAATGGCAAAatcgacatcaacaacaccttTGACACACGACTCGAACTTCTCAAGGATTCTGCCGCCCCAGCTGTTCGAGAGGCGCTGTTTGGCAAGAACCCCAACCGGAAATTCTTCGACTAA
- a CDS encoding tetraspanin (similar to Cordyceps militaris CM01 XP_006668507.1): MPNKVFTTTLGINALFLASGCLELGFSLVVQNQMTKAPQDGQEAVRNLLYKMFPLTAGIINGAITIGVFAFTLLGLMTPKRSLLKAGGYLITICGVFTLCLGVYLWIMTLRLKDGFFGTYLEQEPSVQSLIQQSFQCCGYYNATTPAFVTDPTCPSPAAAALLRGCGTAISSFSNVFIDNIFTALFGIVGIDAILVLSIACLLKDRKERERYRHIDEKSGFRQF, encoded by the exons atgccaaACAAAgtcttcaccaccaccctcgGCATAAAcgccctcttcctcgcctccGGCTGCCTCGAGCTCGGTTTCTCCCTCGTCGTGCAAAACCAAATGACAAAAGCGCCACAAGACGGACAAGAGGCCGTCCGCAACCTCCTGTACAAGATGTTCCCCCTCACGGCGGGCATCATCAACGGCGCCATCACGATCGGCGTGTTCGCCTTCACGCTCTTGGGCCTCATGACGCCCAAGAGATCGCTGCTCAAGGCGGGCGGCTACCTGATTACCATTTGTGGCGTCTTCACGCTCTGTCTGGGCGTGTACCTCTGGATAATGACGCTGCGTCTGaaagatggcttcttcgGGACCTATTTGGAGCAGGAGCCGTCTGTGCAGTCCCTCATCCAGCAGTCG TTCCAATGCTGCGGATACTACAACGCTACGACGCCTGCGTTTGTCACCGATCCGACGTGTCCTTCTCCCGCGGCGGCTGCTCTCCTGAGAGGTTGCGGCACGGCGATTTCTAGCTTTTCGAATGTTTTTATTGATAATATCTTTACGGCGCTTTTTGGCATCGTCG GTATTGATGCTATCCTCGTTCTGTCGATTGCATGTCTGCTCAAGGACCGCAAGGAACGTGAGCGATATCGCCACATTGATGAGAAGAGCGGCTTTAGACAATTCTAG
- a CDS encoding MADS box protein (similar to Metarhizium acridum CQMa 102 XP_007807201.1) — translation MADITDQHDQTSPTELDESQSVGNGSAPTESRGIKRQRPSAGDDDDDDDEKGGRERRKIEIKFISDKSRRHITFSKRKAGIMKKAYELSVLTGTQVLLLVVSETGLVYTFTTPKLQPLVTKAEGKNLIQACLNAPEPTPGNENGVDGGDQVDSPEESAAQHMPPQGGRPGMPQNPHMPGNYMPNMPMDPQQALAYQNYVQQRNQGYGSGMPPQGGMPPSNHHQS, via the exons ATGGCCGACATCACCGATCAGCACGACCAAACCTCGCCTACCGAGCTCGACGAGTCGCAGTCGGTTGGCAATGGTAGTGCTCCTACTGAGAGCCGTGGCATCAAGCGCCAGCGTCCTTCTGcgggcgacgacgacgacgatgatgacgaaaaGGGCGGCCGCGAGCGTCGCAAGATTGAGATCAAGTTCATTAGCGACAAATCTCGTCGGCACATTACCTTTTCGAAGCGTAAGGCTGGTATCATGAAGAAG GCCTACGAACTCTCTGTTTTGACGGGCACCCAAGTCTTGCTTCTCGTCGTGTCCGAAACGGGCCTCGTCTACACCTTCACGACGCCGAAGTTACAACCACTGGTCACCAAAGCCGAAGGCAAAAACTTAATTCAG GCTTGTCTCAATGCTCCGGAACCTACTCCTGGCAACGAGAATGGCGTCGACGGTGGCGACCAAGTTGATTCGCCCGAGGAGTCTGCCGCACAGCATATGCCTCCTCAAGGAGGCAGACCAGGCATGCCGCAGAACCCGCACATGCCCGGAAACTACATGCCCAATATGCCCATGGATCCCCAACAAGCTCTCGCGTACCAAAACTACGTGCAACAACGCAACCAAGGGTATGGGTCGGGAATGCCTCCGCAAGGTGGCATGCCGCCTAGcaaccaccatcaatcaTGA
- a CDS encoding Ctr copper transporter (similar to Metarhizium robertsii ARSEF 23 XP_007823567.1) yields the protein MSVFPRHGGMDMDMGSGSDSGSGLMMMAMVFQTNTATPLYANSWTPRNAGAYAGTCIFLVVLAIIGRLLLAARSIQEARWLAKDMKRRYVAAQGKASLSDRISSDSLAKPMTLTANGVEESVIVVAQAGAVKRPWRFSVDPLRAALDTVIVGVGYLLMLAVMTMNVGYFMSVLAGVFIGSLAVGRHSGAGEH from the exons ATGTCTGTTTTCCCTCGGCACGGcggcatggacatggacatgggctCCGGCTCCGACTCCGGCTCGGGATTAATGATGATGGCCATGGTCTTCCAAACAAACACCGCAACTCCTCTGTACGCAAACTCGTGGACGCCCCGAAACGCAGGCGCCTACGCCGGAACCTGCATCTTTCTCGTTGTGcttgccatcatcggccGCCTCCTGCTTGCTGCGAGAAGCATCCAGGAAGCGAGATGGCTCGCCAAGGACATGAAGCGTCGCTACGTGGCTGCCCAGGGCAAAGCCTCGCTATCGGATAGAATCTCAAGCGATTCCCTCGCCAAGCCAATGACTTTGACGGCAAACGGTGTCGAGGAGAGCGTCATCGTGGTAGCGCAGGCTGGGGCTGTCAAGAGACCGTGGCGATTTAGCGTCGATCCTCTGCGAGCTGCGCTGGACACCGTCATAGTTGGAGTTGGATATCTTCT TATGCTGGCAGTCATGACCATGAACGTCGGCTACTTCATGTCTGTGCTTGCGGGCGTTTTTATCGGCAGTCTTGCTGTCGGTCGTCATAGTGGCGCAGGAGAGCATTGA
- a CDS encoding C2H2 finger domain-containing protein (similar to Metarhizium acridum CQMa 102 XP_007807203.1), translated as MALFTHRPSSPFGLYPSSPLTSSPGASDGLSPGMSSVNTASSQGSQAHGNMQYTYSANVHGTWPTPGNSNYNVGGTSPDQSYGHRSSIYGQPSGMSFGNPRSSQSPATGGEGLPPPPFNNVHQPFQTSISGGGGNGGQDSHHMSGQPPQGAMMNSTQPHTPGSAPAPVDPYAHSRAPSNQSYYPASSTPQQASFSSYAGQQQQSPTGASPGSRGIGHSAMAPPPGSYRPYGSYQPLATMNGPVMSNIHQPGSQLSMIPAMGVPPGYGAHQMMYGHHPQPQPQSERPFKCDQCTQSFSRNHDLKRHKRIHLAVKPFPCSFCSKSFSRKDALKRHRLVKGCENKSNEAAAADDSTQDRAGEGDDDRSSMGKEA; from the exons ATGGCTCTATTCACTCACCGTCCCTCGTCCCCATTTGGTCTTTATCCGTCCAGCCCTCTGACCTCCTCTCCAGGAGCTAGCGATGGTCTCAGCCCAGGCATGTCTAGCGTAAATACTGCCAGCTCTCAAGGCTCTCAAGCCCACGGCAACATGCAATATACGTACAGCGCCAATGTCCACGGTACATGGCCTACGCCGGGCAACTCGAACTACAACGTCGGCGGCACCTCTCCAGATCAATCATACGGCCACCGGTCATCAATCTACGGCCAGCCGTCTGGGATGAGTTTTGGAAATCCACGAAGCTCGCAGTCTCCCGCCACAGGTGGTGAAGGccttcctccaccaccctTCAACAACGTTCATCAGCCATTTCAAACGTCCATCTCTGGAGGGGGAGGAAACGGTGGTCAGGACAGCCATCACATGTCCGGTCAGCCACCTCAAGGCGCCATGATGAATTCTACTCAGCCTCATACACCAGGCAGCGCTCCTGCGCCCGTGGATCCTTATGCTCACTCTAGAGCACCCAGCAATCAGAGTTATTATCCTGCCTCGTCCACACCCCAGCAAGCGAGTTTCTCGTCATACGCaggacagcagcaacagtcGCCGACGGGTGCTAGCCCTGGCTCGCGGGGCATAGGACACTCGGCCATGGCACCGCCTCCCGGATCTTATCGACCGTATGGTTCATATCAACCGCTCGCCACGATGAACGGTCCGGTCATGTCTAACATTCATCAACCCGGGTCGCAACTGTCCATGATCCCAGCGATGGGTGTGCCACCTGGCTACGGCGCTCACCAGATGATGTACGGGCATCATCCTCAACCCCAACCACAGTCGGAGCGCCCATTCAAATGTGACCAATGCACACAGTCCTTCAGCCGAAACCATGATTTGAAGCGACACAAGCGGATTCACCTGGCTGTCAAGCCTTTCCCCTGTTCCTTCTGCAGCAAGAGCTTCTCTCGCAAGGATGCGCTCAAG AGACATCGACTCGTCAAGGGTTGCGAGAACAAGAGTAAcgaggccgctgctgccGATGACAGCACCCAAGATCGtgctggagaaggcgacGATGACCGGTCATCGATGGGCAAGGAGGCTTAA